The following nucleotide sequence is from Ornithodoros turicata isolate Travis chromosome 2, ASM3712646v1, whole genome shotgun sequence.
TTCTGTGTATGCAGCGCCTATGGCGAACCGCATCGCCGCGCAGATGGCAACCACTCCAGAAACTTCCATTTGCGGGTCTTTATCGGGCCTTGCACAGACACTATCTCGTCTACCTTGTCAAACGAGCACGAACATGCCCTTTTGTGTGAGCGACAAAGGAAGAGGTGTTTATATTTGGTAACTTGGGGccgcacccttggaagttgcggttacgccccatttcgtccaaacgtttatttcgtccaagtactcacaacgtccaagtatttaattcgtccgaaaaaaatcggacgtactggacacttggacgaaatgaacaggcgaggagaagcttgcccagcgcgtccaatacccgtaccgtccaatagctcatttcgtccaaatgggggaatttCCAAAGgatctgctcctttcggcaggcgactgcctggctgcattcatgtaagcacaggccattttgacactgggtgaatcgcaggtgactgtattcatgaaagcaaatggattatcgatcaaacggggaTCACAGAAAACAtaaacccgttcacaggaccgctgacctacagtgaccgtccagttaaagatgtgttgttttctataactctgttctcgctaagtaccgcgtttcccaatgtgAGTGATCattcttggaaacatctagggatctgaaaggaaacttgagGCCCTTTGCgtttacgtagactacttcgagaggcagtggcttaccaacgttcatctctggaattattttgcggatgaggacgatctccgcacaaacaatcacgccgaagggtggcataattcgctgcgcatgaaattcaagagccaaccccacatgacgtttttgaagttcctcgtcgaatttgagtcaaccatacacaatgtaagcacaaccaggtaagcaacaaattcgcataatcagagaacatcatcatgataattaatagaatatagcatatgtacttcctcgcttgctctttttgtattcatgcttcttaccgccatttacaggtacgcattcggctgGTGTTGAActtcgccaagcaggagacgaCGCAATTTCGTGGTGAACAACGCgacgatacaagaggctcgctcttacttctcatgggcgtacggaaaatacagctcaggggaaatgatgctgggaaacgaagcacccttcacagacgtaacagagcagtttgctcatgtcatcaagtcatacctgcagcgcatgtcccacttgctggaCCATGCTAACTAATACGTTAGTTGTTCAAatgaaataaaagaagaaaaaaataacggagcaggctgagcatttgtttctcgttttactcggtgtataacatctttcagtgggaatgtttaaatcttaccttcaactaataagtcagttgttggaatgaaaaaaaaaagaaagaaaaataaataaacagagcaggctgagcatttgtttttcgttttacttggtgtatggcatggcatcttttggtgtgaatgtttaaatcctaccttcaatcgtaaacgaagcaattgttcactcgcattcggagatccccctcccttttcggacgaaacaagcgtttggacggtacggttatttcgacgggttggtcaagtttttccccctttggttcagttcgtccaatgcccactatgtccaattttcTTAGGgcgtgctgagtacttggacgttgtgaatactttgacgaaataaacatttggacgaatcggggtgctaccggAAGTTGCACATTAACTGTTCATATCTTCTCCCAACGTCACGGTGTAAATTCTCATTAAAGCATTTCACCGGGAAATGGCGAACTTTCACAAACTGAAATCGATTACCGGGACATTATAGGCTGAAAATATCCAACAACAATAAGTGAAGGAGAAGTGGTGAtcacatgggatgtttccctgcagcagccacaggaccctatcccacttcacagcggttaatatgagaggatgaattatggtgaacgcgaagtggcgactcttcgaggagtccagcggcttgcatgaaagcaaaaagggataTGAAGGACAATGATAAGTTGTAGCTGGGCGGTGTGGGGGGAggagtatgtttattgaaaaaaagaaagggaggaaagtaTCGTCGTACTGAGAGGGGAGGACAGATTACATGCAAGATGTGCCCATCCGCTTGCGGAAGAAAGATCCAACGGGAAACAAAATCCAAGCGGCAAAAAGATCCATGGGAAAGGAAGATCTAAACGAGGAAGTGCATGCGCGCGAATTTAAGCCCACTCTAAAATTTCCCTGAATATCGAAGTGACGCATACGGATGGATACCGTGGCGTGAATAATTCGCGAAAGTTAGAGGtcgcgtatatatatatatatatatatatatatatatatataaggaggggggaaaagccattaaagaaacaaataaatgacactagacgtgtttgaaattcaaaattacagattaagttggcttctatggctgcacttataattcactgacttgcactgtggcattgaggagtgctcagtcaccctcccaggtgtatatcgctcgctgagcgacccctggtttgccaattccgagcgatgcgcagctacccagagctgacgagccgcaaacacggcgaaacacgtgtcctctggtgctgtcgcatcgttccatgagtatctatacattatatataagttcaaaaaaagacgcggaaacagattttcttctgtaaaacttcgtggccgtttgataatccttttacctcaccctatatatataatgagggaaTATATAATGAGggctttttccctcattataattcactggctcattgaggagtgctcagtcaccctctcaGGTGtacatcgctcgctgagtgacccctgggggcttaatcgcttcatcgtcggtacagtcgttacaagctaacgagtggcgggaaattcaaaaaggcgggcgggaaattcaaaaaggtgggcacgtgataaaacacgtgcacagcGCTCTTCGCgagatacgtgaaggccgtggtatacgtcacgcgcaatgtgtcacgtgcccacctttttgaatttcccgccactcgttagcttgtgaCGACCGTAAcaacgatgaagcgattaagccccctggtttgccaattccgaacgatgcgcagctacccagagctgacgagctgcaaacacggcgaaacactggtgctgtcgcatcgttccatgagtatctgtatatatatatatatatatatatatatatatatatatatatatatatatatatacgtcctGACTTTTTATGCTTATCCCCGTTtacgcccgatatttacccccgattCAAATCAACAAAAACAGGGTTTAACACGATATTTCCCCGAAGACTGCTTGACCATGGAtatccgaagtcatcacaactaacacaGATCTTTGGAAACTGTATTGTAAATACATAAATATACTTATACAAATTCTCAAAATAAGATAACCTGCTGCCTCGTGTGGACTAAATATTGACACTCGTGTCTGCTAGTGTGTCATATGTATTACACCGAGTTGTCTGTGgttttcgctgggttttccggtagacgttccagacgaatgtcggcacagttttccctgaagtcggcccaggacgcatactaacccccctgtcccaccctccttcctgctgttctctctccatctgtccacgtctctaggccgctcacagccacagttgcttcacggcgctaacacaaacacacacacacgcacacacgcacacgcacacacacacacacacacacacacacacacacacacacaaagaaagatgCCGAGTAAACCGAAGATTTACACCTGATTCAGTCCAATTAAACCAGAATTAGattgaatcaggttcagttgAACCCGATTCcacccgaattattgaagcaaaatataacccgacATTTTGAAATGGCTGATTCACCATTTAAATGGAATGAGAGCCTGCTGAAAATCAAAACGACAGGCTGCTCAATTCGCGTCCGAAGAGTGGCGATTCACAACAGCCTATTTCCTGCTCTTGGAATGAGGAAATTCTGGATTACTGTAAAACACTTTACGTTCGTGGCTCCAAATTTTCGCGAATCTGACAGAAGGGATATATGCCGTATAGCACCTGCTCCTTTCGGGCTATGTTTTTCAGCAACATCGGGGAGGTTATATTTGCTTCAATAATCTGGTGTAGTCGAGCTGAACTGAACCTGGTTCAACCCGATTTTGGTTGAATCGTATTGAATCAAGTGTAAATCTTCGGTTTACTGAGCATAGTACCCGTGACACACCAGCAGACACAGAGTATCAATATTTAGCCCATGCATCTAAGAAGCAGCGGGTATCTGTTTTTTGACAATTTGTATCAGCATATTTGTGCATTTACAAGACAGTTTCCAAAGCTCTGTGTTAGTTGCGGTGACTTCACCCACCACCCACCATCATCccatttatctgtgtgtgtgtgtgtgtgtgtgatgtctTCGGATCCCCCTAGTACagcagttttcggggaaatatAGGATTACCCCCTGTTTTTGCTGATTTGAATCGGGTGTAAATATCGGTTGTAATCGGGTCGGACCTTATAAAGCCAGGCGCTATGTATTCGCAACTGCTAACTTTCGCGAACTCTTCATGCCACGATATACATCCGTATGCATTCTTACGAACTACAACTGTACAATACAAAGAAGTTCCAACGGGATCACGTGACGGAAGGAAAAGTGATccagacgagaaagaagatccatacGGAAGAAACAGCCATAggggaaaaaagatccaaacgagaaagaagatccacgcGGCAAAACtatccatagggaaagaagatccactagTGGATCTCTTTTCCTGAAACCGTGCCCATCCGGATCTTGAACTTACACTAAATCTTCCAGCACCGTCCTTCGCGACTATTCTTGAAATTTCGGTTCAAACCCAAGGACAAGCACATTGAAGTGTCTGTGGTCACTCCCGATTTCATGAACTTCATCACGGGACATTTCTTGGCAATAAAGTTCAGCATTACCAAACGGGGTAGTGTATTCCCCCTAGAATCAAGCCGCTTCCATTGCTCCTTACCCTTTACCTCTTCGGTACATCGGTCCTTGTGAGACCTTCTAACCACCCTAACCGCCAGGCAACCCTAGTCAAAGGCCAATATATGGGAGCAAGTCTATGACAACCTTCGCTTTGTTCGTATACTGGCTCATCATTGGCGTCCTGCCTTTCATTCTCGCCCGCTGACAATCCTTTTAGGACATTTCAGGGGCATTCGAAGGATCCCAGACACGTATTACGGGGTTATCGACGGTTTCTCGTTTTCGCTGAAACCATGAAAAGGTTGCCGGCGGACTGTGATCGGTGGATTTCGGCAAATACAATGAACCCTAAATGTAATGTAACCTCACTGATGCTCCTCGCAGTAGTACTTGCAGGTCGCATGGCAAGTCATTGAACGATACAACACtgcgagaaaagaaaagaaaacgtaatTTTAGTCCCTCTCGGACCAAAATGCATGAGGTTCGTGCGAAGCTGAGGGACTCTCTCACGGTGTGATTCAGGGTTTTGATTCAGAGTGTGTAATAGCTATGCAgcttttgcaatggagcaggtagcacccatggtggTTTGCTGAAAGATCCAAGGTTTACTTTAATTTACTAATTTACTAACCAACTATCTAACTATCTACCTTccgtgcggggggggggggggtacacgGTCAGGACCTACATTTTGGATTAATTGCAACCTATAAACTGTAATTACTCCCGGATTTATTCACTTTTTCTTAGACCATGTCAACAAGACTAATCCCCCAAACGTCCTGTTTGGCTATCTTGAGGCTCAAGTTGCTCAGGGATATTAATCATTCTATATCTCATTTCATGAACCTTTTATACAGCTGTCGACACGACACATGTTTGATTCGCGGTCTTTCTTCTTTGTAACTACTTCTCATCACCcggtacctatatatatatggtAGCTACTTTCATGCATATTCAATTCACTTCGAATTTTTAGCCGCCGCTTCTGCCCGGTCATGTCGTGGGGCACACTTTTTCTACTATTATTACTACCTTTGCGAAAATGCCGCAATGTTTGCCCTCTAGAGTGCCCTCACTGAGATAACGAGAAATACGTATCCCTAAGATTGATCGAGTGACCAGGAGATATGTAATTCAACGTTGTTGTGTATTAACGCAATACACGTAAGATTATCGTTTatacacatgaaaaaaaaaaaaaagaaacgctaaATGTCTATCACGTCAGTTCAGTTCACACACATCACAGAATATTCCTTCGGAAGGCGATAAACTTGAAACAATTTTGTCGAAGAGATCCGCAGCCAACGTGGCATCTTGCCTAACGAATGTTTCATCTACCGGTGGTCATCAGAGTCCTTGTCAGCGTCCTTCTCCGGATCAGATGATGAGCACGGATGCGGAACGTGCGCAGATTTCTTCAGCTTGTCTAAAAGACTGTTATGAAACCTCTTGAGAGAAGTGAACGAACTGGTGCGCCCTCTCTGGTAATTGTCGCCTGCTTGGAGGTGATCGGTTGACTTCCACATCTGACTTTCGTTGTGCTGGGTCTCACTTTCGTTCCTGCTGGGAGTCGTTGATAAGTGCATACTGTTCGAGCCAGAACGACTGCGAACGGGCGACGCTGACCTGCTTCCGGAATAGATGTCGAAATCGTTTCTCACCACAGGCATCATGAACGCCATGGTTCCCTCCTTGCTGTAGCGAGTACTGTAGTGGTCGACACCTTTATGAACAAGTTGAAATGCATTACCCGACACCAAACACGTTGGCGATGAACTCCACTCGTCCTCTGAACGTTACGAAATGGTTTGCTCTGCCTCGCACGTAGTCCCGGCCTTGATATCGAGGAGTCACAAGTTGAGGTGTCAGCCTGTGGTTGCAGAGCGGCCACGATGGCTAGAAGCTACGCGTTGGGCCGCCAAGGGAAAGGCGTCAATATCACGCTGGCTTCGGAGGAGTTTGAAATGTGCTTCATCGACATTGATAGTACGATACTGAGAGTCCACTTTGCCATATCACCCCGGCAACAGTGAGGGGTCCTTTCAGGGCGTGCTGAGTTATTATCATTCAACAGGTGTTCTCGAATCACGTGATAACAACGTGATCACGTCCCCATTTTCCATACACTTCGTGCGCTAATGTTATCTGTAAGTTTTGGACACAGATAAAGCTTTCACAGAACGTTCTGGCTTCGTTATCAGTGATGTGACTGGTCGCGACTAAATTTATCTCTCCTGCATAACATCCATGGGGGTTTCTGCAACTGTTGATCGTGTCCGGGTGCTGAATAGACATTTGTTTGTGAAACGATGTCTTCTGACCTGTGAAAGAAACTCTTCTGAGCAATGGCACTGTTCCAGAATGTGTAAGGACGGCGACCATACTCCCCTTTTGTTAATTTGTAAGTAAATGTTCATCCGTGCGACCAAATTGGGATGGCTATTGGACATTTATATTCCAGGATGTTTACTGTCTCTTTTCCTTCCGCATGTCCCTAATAAAGAGTAAGCTACCCATAAATCGAGCGCACTGCCATCTTCCCTTTATCAAATACCCGGTTATTGCTCTGAGTTTGTTTGTGGCAAAGAAATGCCACATGGTGGTGCTGGTGTATTCATTTCTAATCATTTGTTGTATATCCTGAGAAGATATTTATATGTTGCCAATGGGAAATGTGAGACTATTTGGGTTGAACTAGACAAATGTTGCTTCTCAGGTCTTCGTCGAAATATTATCATTGGTATTTTGCATCGCTCTCCGAGCTCTTGTTACACAGATTTTTGTCATTATTTAAAAGTGTTACTAAGCGCCGTGTGTCGCGAAAACAAATATGTATTTTTACTCGGTGATGTCAATATTAACCTTGCTGATACATCTGCATCGGCCTGCTCTGAATATTTTGAGTGCTTAGTTAGCTATGGTTTCACACCCCTTGTCAACATTCCAACTAGGGTGTCTGATTCATGCAGCAGCACTATCGACCACAACTTCATCAATTTCGACCACATATACGCTTCAGTTGGTTCATGGTTATACGCCATGAGATCACTGACCACTATCCTATTTTTCCAACTTGCGATTTTAACGTTAAGGTTAACCGAAATACTTTCTTGAAACCATCTCTCAATCAAGACAAATACATCGAGATACTGAACACCACAGATTGGTCTGACATTTACAAGCTGGGGTCCAGTGAAGAAGCTTACGCAGTTTTGGTGTCCCTCATTACCAATGTATGCGCTCGGTGCACAACATATAAAAGGTGCGGTTGGAGCTTTAGTACTCCTGTCAACCCGTGGGTAACCACTGGCCTCCTCAATCCCATTCGCTAAGAATCGATACAGGAATTTTTCAAATAATTTAACCACTCTCCTTAGGGTCGCTAAAAGGGACTGTTACTTCTGTGAAATCGAAAAATATAAAAGCGACCCCAGGAAAAGTTGGAGTGTCATCAACAATTTTCTAGGCAGAAATAAGGAGCATGCATTCCCCTCCGAAATGTCCTCGGGTGAAAAACTTTGAAAAGGTGAGAGTGAAAGTCCCTTTCGCTTCAATACTCAGTCAGACTTGTGGAACTTCGCCATTTGTACATCTGAGTAGGCGTCATCATTCTTTCTACTTGCGACCCACCTCCCCTGAGGAGGTAACAAATGTGATATCAGATCTGCGTAATAGCGCTCCTGGTCTTGATGGTATTTGCTCGAGTCACATCAAACTTGTAAAGCACACTCTTGCACCCGTATTAGCTCACATTTTTAGCCTCATGTTTAAGACCGGCACTTTCCCTGATGCTTTAAAACTTGCTAGGATTACACCGGTCTACAAAAAAGTGCACGCCCACCCTTATCGATAACTATCGTCCCATTGCCATCCTGCCATTTTTTAGCAAGGTTTTCGAGAAACTTCTCGTGATTCGTCTCAATAATTACCTTGGGAAGTTCAATTTGCTAACGCCGAGCCAGTTTCAGTTTAGGAGCCACTCGTCCACTGCTGTACTTGAACTTACTAACAAGATCAGAGGTGCCATCGACTCTGGCCAAGTGACCGCAGCTGTTCTGTTCGCAAGACATTCGACACTATTGACCATAACATCCTTTTGTCTAAATTAAATAGCTACGGCATTTGTGGTCCAGCATACACACTAATATCTAACTATTTTTCCAATCGCTCCCAGGTGGTTAAAATGAACGATGACTTATCTTCCTCCGTCACAATCATTAGAGATGTTCCCCAGGGTTCTGTTCTAGGTCCCTTACTGTTTTTACTATATGTCAATGACTTACCTAGCTCCACCATTCACTCACAGTGCATCTTGTACGCTGATGACACCATCATCTTCTTAGCTGAAAATGACGTTAACTCATCGCAGGCTAAACTAAATGAGGACCTTATACTAATGATGTTGACAAACTAactattaataataaaaaaaactacagttggcaatacgaaactaactattaataataaaaaaaactgaattCATTCTCTTTCATAGCCCTCAGAGGAAACTACCACTGCTGCCAACTTTAACTCTATATGGTAGCTCTCTTTTACCTACTGGCAAGGTAACGTTCCTGGGAGTAACATTAGATACCCATTTGAAGTTTACATCACACATCTCAAACATATGTCGTCGTGCGGCTTTCGGCCTCCATGCGTTATCCAAGGTCAGATATTTTTTCCCACTCGACTTGTGTCATTATATTACGATTTCACACATTCCCACCTTTCTTACTGCATCACATCATGGGGATCCACATATATCTCTCATCTCTCGTCTCTAAACCGCTTACAAAGAAGAGCTATTCGCGTCATTACATTCACTCCCACAATATGCAGCTGTCGCCACCTCTTCATATCACTGCGTATTTTGCCACTCATACAGCTGTTTCATTTCCGCGTTCTACTGCTTCTGTCCAAGCATTTGTTAGGTGTCTTCGACAATCAGTGTCTTGCAGTAGTCAACCTCGCTCCGGTAATTTTCTCCTGCCACGCACAACAACCAACTACGAGAAGCACTACCTTCGTGGCTGCCAAACTATGGAACGCTTTGCCTGCTTATCTACAGTCAGTACTTTCATTTTCATACACGTTAGCTTTTTCACCTATTTGTCTTGTTTCCCCCATGGGCTTTTGCGCTTACGCTGGTCACCTTCATAAGCGCCACATTTTTGCTGATTCtcagttgtttttgtttcttatatttatttatttattttttatttattgtatGTACGTCAAAGGCCCGCAGAGTGGGTACAACATGACGGAGTGGAGCATAGCAGAACAATAGAGACAAATGAACATAAGAGAAAGTCAGACACGTGATACATCCAATAGGATACAATGGGCAAGAATATCTGTACAAGATCACAAGGCACAAATAGCAAAGCACCAAAAGTTATGGATAAGATGCTGAGTAAGAAGAGGGTTAACTAGGGCGAGCAGAATAAATCATGGATTGCTTGGTTAAAAGTCAAATGATCACTAATTGTAGCAATATCATGAGGAAGATCGTTCCACCAACGTGAAGTTCGCGGAACACAGGACTCGGAAAAACGTTGAGTATGACATTGGTATTCTGTAACCTTAAACGCATGATACACACGGTGAGATATATGGCTAGGGGACAGCAGTATAGAGGAGTAGAGGAAGCTATTGTGGAAGGTTTTGTGGAAAAGTAGCAGGGCAGAAATCCTACGACGAAGAGTCAGTGTGGTTAAACCGAGTTCTAATTTTATCACAGGGACACTGCTGTCGGGACGATAGTCACAGGCTATGAACCGGGCGGCCCGGTTTTGAACCTTCTCCAAAGAGTCTATGAGGTACGCCTGATGAGGGTCCCATATCGCCGCAGCATATTCAAGCTTTGGCCTCACGAATGTCGTATAAGCTAACTTTTTCACCGACACTGGGGCCAGTCTCAGAGTCCGCCGAAGGAATCCCAAGGTTCGATTAGCGGCAGCTATAGTCTGAGAGATGTGATGAGACCAAGAAAGGTTGCTACTTAGATGAATCCCGAGGTACTTATATGAGGTAACGTGTTCAATCAAAGACGAACCACAAGAGTATTGAAATATTGTGGGGGTGGACCGCGTGAACGACATTGATTTACATTTATCGGCGTTAATGGGTAACTG
It contains:
- the LOC135384647 gene encoding uncharacterized protein LOC135384647, producing the protein MAFMMPVVRNDFDIYSGSRSASPVRSRSGSNSMHLSTTPSRNESETQHNESQMWKSTDHLQAGDNYQRGRTSSFTSLKRFHNSLLDKLKKSAHVPHPCSSSDPEKDADKDSDDHR